The following proteins are encoded in a genomic region of Actinomadura sp. NAK00032:
- a CDS encoding DUF4158 domain-containing protein codes for MPGRGRPGAGASGSRPTKPGWAVRCATVLMLRVFLARKPTAIPAKVARFVDEQLGVDSDEFVEHGRHAWTYEHGWEIRGLPCGQAGRAGGRRPCWTKVSARIRWTPSSYSLRPRREYSSVRVRGRDIAAGVSDKDWRAILLITTSSHSVWWR; via the coding sequence GTGCCGGGCCGGGGCCGCCCCGGTGCTGGAGCTTCCGGCAGCCGCCCGACGAAGCCCGGCTGGGCGGTGCGGTGCGCAACGGTGCTGATGCTCAGGGTGTTCCTGGCTAGGAAGCCCACCGCAATCCCGGCCAAGGTGGCGAGGTTCGTCGATGAGCAACTCGGCGTCGATTCCGACGAGTTCGTCGAGCACGGGCGGCATGCGTGGACGTACGAGCACGGGTGGGAGATCCGCGGGTTGCCTTGCGGTCAGGCGGGGCGTGCCGGGGGACGGCGCCCTTGCTGGACGAAGGTGTCCGCTCGGATCCGGTGGACACCGTCGTCGTACAGCCTGCGGCCGCGCCGGGAATATTCGTCAGTGCGAGTCCGCGGACGAGATATAGCCGCCGGTGTCAGTGATAAAGACTGGCGTGCCATCCTGCTGATTACGACGTCGTCTCATTCGGTATGGTGGCGGTAA
- a CDS encoding helix-turn-helix domain-containing protein, whose amino-acid sequence MPAAAPDPRLQAFGFAVRDAREHSDMSLEALAEAAGISARMLIGIEHGRRNPSLLTILAIAEGLDLAPADLVAKGSRRDNSA is encoded by the coding sequence GTGCCCGCTGCCGCTCCCGACCCGCGACTGCAAGCCTTCGGCTTCGCCGTCCGCGACGCCCGCGAGCACAGCGACATGTCCCTGGAAGCATTGGCCGAAGCCGCCGGCATCTCCGCCCGCATGCTGATCGGCATCGAACACGGCCGCCGCAACCCCTCCCTCCTGACGATCCTGGCGATCGCAGAGGGCCTCGATCTCGCCCCCGCAGACCTGGTGGCCAAGGGCAGCCGACGCGACAACTCCGCCTAG